In a single window of the Bactrocera dorsalis isolate Fly_Bdor chromosome 2, ASM2337382v1, whole genome shotgun sequence genome:
- the LOC125776521 gene encoding protein unc-80 homolog: MVTKTTTNNNLHMNNNEENDIDQDDGMQDLGLPVSLQTFLWRQIAPFIRPKLGKLHEASCMFCQHAPGHHESKEACKVII, encoded by the exons ATGGTCACCAAAAcgacaacaaacaacaatttaCATATGAATAATAATGAGGAGAACGATATCGATCAGGATGATGGCATGCAGGATCTGGGTTTGCCTGTGTCGCTGCAGACCTTCCTCTGGCGTCAGATTGCACCTTTCATAAGGCCGAAACTGGGCAAATTGCATGAGGCTAGTTGCATG TTTTGCCAACATGCACCAGGACATCAT GAATCGAAAGAAGCTTGCAAGgtaataatttga